GGTTTTTGGGGTTGTAGGTTCAATGCTGCTAGTAGTTCTCCAGCAGTTTGATAGCGCTGTGCGGGTACTATTTCTAACATTTTGTCCAGAACTTTACCCAAATTCTCACTAATTGGGGTATTGAGGTAATGTCGCCAAACCCATTGATTCTGAGTAACGTCAAATAAGTTAAAAGGAGAATTCTGACTGAGTAAATTAACGCAAGTTACTCCTAGGCTGTAAATATCGCTAGCGTAGAGAGCTTGTCCTCTAACTTGCTCTGGGGCGACGAATTCTGCACTACCAATACTAGTACCTGGTTGATTCAAAGAGGCAGAACTGACAAATTTGGAAGCGCCGAAATCGACTAAAATGGGGAGGCGATCGCTCGTTCTGCGAATGATATTTTCTGGTTTAATATCTCTGTGGATGACGTGATGCTGGTGGATAAATTCTAGGACTGGAACTAAATCTGCAAGTAACTGACGGATTTGGGCTTCATTATAGGCTCCTTGATGGTCTAACTCTTGGGCTAAATTGGCACCATCGATATATTCTTGAAGTAGATACTGGCGATCGTCTTGAGTGAAATATGCTAGTAAATTAGGAATTTGGGGATGATGACCTAATTCTTCTAGTCTTACCGCCTCTTGAGTAAATAATTCTACTGCTTTTTGAATGGTACTCGTACCTTGAGCCTGGGGATAAAATTGCTTAATGACGCATACAGGCTTGGAAGGTTTATCCTCATCTACCGCTA
This window of the Merismopedia glauca CCAP 1448/3 genome carries:
- a CDS encoding serine/threonine-protein kinase gives rise to the protein MSYCLNPNCPKPLNPENLNFCLTCGSKLLLKERYRAIKPLGQGGFGRTFLAVDEDKPSKPVCVIKQFYPQAQGTSTIQKAVELFTQEAVRLEELGHHPQIPNLLAYFTQDDRQYLLQEYIDGANLAQELDHQGAYNEAQIRQLLADLVPVLEFIHQHHVIHRDIKPENIIRRTSDRLPILVDFGASKFVSSASLNQPGTSIGSAEFVAPEQVRGQALYASDIYSLGVTCVNLLSQNSPFNLFDVTQNQWVWRHYLNTPISENLGKVLDKMLEIVPAQRYQTAGELLAALNLQPQKP